GATTGGCACGACAACGGAGCCTATACCGGCGAGACCTCACCGGTCATGCTCACCGCCATCGGCGTCACCCACGTCCTGATCGGCCACAGCGAACGTCGCCAGTACTTCAACGAGACCGACGAGACCGTCAATCTGAAGCTCAAGGCCGCCCTCGCCCATCAACTCACACCTATCGTCTGCGTAGGCGAGTTACAAGCAGAGCGCGAATCGGGTCGCACCAATGAGGTCCTCCAGCGACAACTCACCGTCGGACTCAAGGACATCGACGCCGCGACCGCCACCCCTCTGGTCATCGCCTACGAGCCAGTCTGGGCCATTGGCACTGGCCTCACCGCCACGCCCGAGATCGCAGACGAGGCGCACCGCTTCATTCGAGCTCAACTCGCAGAGATTCTCAGCCCCGCCATCGCCGCCAGCACTCGTATCCTTTATGGCGGCTCGGTCAAGCCTGATAATGCGGCCAGCCTTTGCTGCCTCGAAGACATCGATGGCGCCCTGGTCGGCGGGGCCAGCCTCGATCCCAACAGCTTCGCGCAGATCATCGCAAACGCTTCTGCATAGCAAAGCTGACTCGCAATAAAAGATGCCGCGCTGCCCCTATGGTCGACGCGGCATCTTTGCTTAAGCCAGACGACTGCGTTTAGCGCACCACTCCCGCCTGATCCATCGGCCAGTACACAAACGCCGCCTTGCCATAGATCAAATCTCGATCCACCGGACCGAAGTCTCTGCTGTCGCTTGAGATCGAACGGTGGTCCCCCATCACAAAATATTCATGCGGCGGCACCACCATCTCCGGCTCTGAGCGTTCATCTTCAAACCGCACAGGCACATACTTTTCGACCACGCGCTTGTGGTTTACGTAGACTTCGCCGTGGTCAATTCGCAAGTCGTCGCCCGGCAACGCGATAACGCGCTTGATGTAGCTCTTCGAATGGTCATGAGGATAGAGAAATACGACGACATCACCACGCCGGATGTCTTCCACCCGGTAGACCATCTTATTGATGAAGAGCCGGTCCTGATCTTTCAGCATGGGCAGCATACTGGTGCCCTCAACCCGCACCGGTTGATAGAGAAAGATGATGATGAACGCCGACACCGCGACAGAGATGACCAGATCTCGCACCCATGACCGCAGACTCCCTTTGCCGGATTGCTCGAAATGCCCTCTCTCTTCAATCTGTTCCGGCTTTTGCTCGTCGCTCTGCACCTTATCTCTACTCCCTCAAATCATTTAGACGCAGCAACCGACCCGCCGGCACCTGGTCAAAGCCTGCCACAGGACGGCCTACCTTGGCCTTCGGCAAGGCAAACAAACTGCCGGGTTTTGCATCCCATCTAGTTGATCATAAAATGATTACGAGGCCGCCCAACAACCTTTCTGACGCATGAGAGGGCAATGGGACTAAAATTGGAAGTTAAGAAGCAGCGATACATTTATGGCTACCCTTACCATGCTCGAGCAGCCCCCCACACCAAAACCCGGAAATCGCGCTCCACTGGAATTTCACGATCTCACCACGGAGACTGTGAATGTAGCGTCTGAGGGCCTGGACACAAAATCCGCGCTCGAAATCGCACGCATCATCAACCATGAAGATGCCAAGATCGCCGCGGCCGTTAAGAAAGCTCTGCCGGAGATTGCCATTGTCATCGATACCGTGGCTCGATCTCTGCGGGATGGTGGTCGACTCATCTATGTTGGAGCCGGTTCCAGCGGCCGCATCGCCTCCCTCGATGCCTCAGAGTGCCCACCAACCTACTCCACTTCTCCTTCGCAAGTCCAGTACATTATGGCTGGCGGACCCAAGGCACTTGCTTCGGCTTCCGATGTCAATGAGGATTCACCCGAGATTGGCCAGCGCGACATTGCGCGACGACGGCCGACCCGCAAGGACATCGTCATCGGCGTCTCCGCCAGTGGCCGCACCCCCTATGTCGTCGGCGCAGTGGAGTACGCTCGTGCTCGCGGCGCTAAGACCGCAGCCGTCACATGCAACCTCAATACCCCGCTCAGCGACGTTGCAGACACCACCATCGTCGCCGAGGTAGGCCCTGAAGTCCTCTCTGGCAGCACTCGTATGAAATCGGCAAGCGCCCAGAAGATGATCCTCAACATGATCACCACAGGCGCCATGACTCGCCTCGGATACGTCTACGACAATCTCATGGTCAACGTGCACATGAAGAATGCGAAGCTGGTTGAGCGCGGTATTCGTGTGCTGATGAAGGTCTGCGAGATCGACCGGGATACCGCGATTCGCACCATCAAGTCTGCGGGCAAATCCATCCCCATCGCGGTCGTAATGCTCAAGGCGAACGTAGACAAGATGGAAGCTGTACGCCGGTTGACCAAGTCCGATGGCAATGTCAGGCTCGCCATCGACGATTCAAAGCTGGAACTGTAAGACCTTCGCTACTCTAATCGCCTTCTCCGCATAAAAACTATCTCCAACCATCAAATGTATGAAATTGATGGTTGGAGATCTATCGAGACACTGTCAACGGTCTCGCTGCTATATATCGCATAGGTCCACAGCCTGTCGCAACGATGTGAATGGATCGCGTGTCGGCAAAAATTCGTGGGCGACATAGCCTTGGAACCCTGTGGCGAGAATTCCGCGCATCACTCCATCCCATTGCACCTCCTGCGTATCATCGAGCTCGTGCCGACCAGGAACACCACCAGTGTGGAAGTGGCCGATCCATTGAATGTTCTCCTGTATGGTTCGGATCAGATCGCCTTCCATAATCTGCATGTGATAGATGTCGTACAACAGCTTTACGTGAGGCGAATTGACCTGCTGCATCACATTCGCGCCCCACGCGGTATGGTCACACATGTAATCCTTGTGATTCACCTTGCTGTTGAGCAGTTCCACGCAGATAGTGACATTATTGTCTTCCGCAATTTTCTTCAGCCGATTCAGCCCAATCACCGTATTCTTAGCGCCTTCCTCATCCGACATACCCTTGCGGTTGCCGGAGAAGGTAATGACGTTCGGCACGCCTGCCTTCGCGGCCAAAGGAATATTCTGGCGAAAGGCCGCTTCTATCTTGTCGTGGTTCTCGATTCGATTGAGGCCATTCGGAATGTCACCACCACCCGCATACCCCATGCTGCAGATAAGACCATAGCGCCGAGGGATCTCATACTCATCTGGATTGAGCAGATCGATCGCCTTCAATCCAATATGTGCAGCATAAGCGCAGAGGTCTTCGAGCGGAGTTTTCTGATAGCACCACCGGCAGACCGATTGATGGATACGCCCTTTTCGCTGAATAGGGGCATCGCCCTGTGAAAGGGCAGTTTGCGAAGCATATGCAGCTACAGTTCCTGCAACGGTACCTTGAATCAAGCGGCGACGAGAGAGTGTGGGCATAGATAATCCAATAAATAAATGTAGAAAATATCAGCGAAGGGGTTATGCCCACCACGGAGCGGTCGGCTTTTCTTTCAGCACGATCTCGTCGAGAAAGCGCGCAGCTTTTGTGAGTCCTTCTTCTGATGAAAGAAGGCTGTCTTCGTGTTCAATCGAGAGCACGTTATCGTATCCGCACATTCTGAGCGTCGAGACAAACTCCTTCCACCACTCTGCTCCATGGCCAAAGCCGCAGGTGCGGAAGATCCATCCGCGGTTCAACTCGTCCGTATAAGGCTTGGTATCGAGAACGCCGGTCTTTGGCAGATTCGTCGGATACATCTGCGTGTCTTTGGCATGGACGTGAAAGATCGCATCGCCAAGAACACGGATTGCCGCAATAGGATCGATCGACTGCCAGAACATATGGCTGGGGTCATAGTTGCACCCGATCGAAGGCCCTGCAATCGAGCGCAGTCGCAACATCGTCTCTGGGCTATAGACGACAAACCCCGGATGCATCTCAATTGCGATCTTCACGCCATGCTGTTCGGCAAACGCCGCATGCTTGACCCAGTATGGCTCCACAACTTCCTTCCATTGCCAATCAAGAACCTGGAGATACTCCGGTGGCCACGGGCATGTAACCCAATTGGGCGCCTTGGCCTCAGGGGAGTCTCCCGGGCATCCGGAAAAATCGACCACCGTCGAGACGCCAAGCTTTTCAGCTAAAAGAATCGTCTTCCGGCTAACCTCCTGCGCTTGTTTCGCCAGAGCCTCATCCGGATGCAGCGCATTTCCGTGGCAACTCAACGCGCTGATACTGAATCCGTTGTCCTTGAGCTTCTGCTGAAACTCCTTGAGCGCCGAAGCATCTTCCAGCATTGAGAGCTTGCAGTGAGCATCGCCCGGATAGTTCCCTGTTCCCAACTCAACGGTGCTAATGCCGAGAGACTTCAATTTGCCGAGAACCGTCTCGAGCGGGAGTTGAGCCAATAGCGGCGTGAAGACTCCAAGTTTCATCCTGTTGCTCCTGAGTGATGCAGATAAAGTTCGCCAAACCAGTTTATTAGCCCGGCTTCCAACTATTTTTCTTGAGCAGCCGTGTAATGGACTTTCTGCCATACTCCGCCAGCCGCATGGCTTTTGAGCATCGCATCAACAACACACGCCGATCTGTACCCATCTTCAAACGTCGGCAACATCTCCGGCTTTGCCGACGGAACTCCACCTTCGCGAATCCAGTGGTAAGCATCGCGAATGAGGTTGCAGAATGCGTCCGCCCACGATTCCTGATGCCCACCAGGCAGATGAACGTAGCGACGAACCTCTGGAGAGACAAGCGAAGGATCTTTCGCCATCATCTCATTCGGACGATCATGCCGCCCAATCCAAAGCTCGTTCTGCTCTTCCTGCCGCCACTTCAATGACAGCTTTCGTCCGTTCACTTCAAGTTGCAGATCATTTTTATGCCCCGGCAGCACCTGACCAACCGAAAAAGTACCCTTGGCTCCATTGCTGAACCGAAGCAGTACGCTGGCCAAATCTTCGCTCTGTACATTGACGGGCGTACGCTCGGCGGATTGATTCACCGAGAACGCCTCAGCAGATGCTCCCGCGGAGAAGCGCACCGGAACCACGGTCGTCAGATCGGCCAGAACTGAATCGATCTTGACACCGGACATATGCTCAGCGAGATCGCACCAATGCGAACCAATATCTCCAAGCGCCGAGCTTGCTCCACCCTTCGACGGATCGGATCTCCAGGAGTAGACATTCGGATCGGTCATCCAGTCCTGAAGATAATACCCATGGACAAAGCTGACACCACCCGACTCGCCGCTAGCAACCATGGAGCGCGCCTGCTGAACAAGAGGGTTTCCTCGATAGTTGAAGGTGATCACATGCGCCACTCCGGCTGCGAAAGCCGCATCACGCAGTCTGCGCGCTTCGTCGACATTCAGCGCCAGCGGCTTGTCCGAGATGACGTGCTTGCCCGCCTCCAATGCCGCCATGGTCACAGGAAAATGCAGGTGATTGGGCGTCGTGTTGTGGACAACAGCGATATCCTTATCCGCAATCAACGCCTTGTAGTCGCCATAAGCCCGATCAACTTTATATTCCTGGGCCTTACGTTTTGCCGACTGTTCGCTCGATCCGGCAATCGCAACCACCTCGACATCACCCAGCCTTCTCACTGCATCGATATGGTGCGCCGCAATAAATCCCGGCCCAACCAAACCCATTCCAAGCGTTCTCATAGCACTCCCCCACACTTGAGCATAACTAAATAGCAGCAGTACTCAGGCGCGCGTTACCCTTCTAAAAATAGATTCATCCTGCTGCGCTAGTGTTGAGGCGCCGGACGCGGATGAGAAGTCGTGCTGCCTTCCGTCATGCCCAATGCCCACTTGATTGCTTCAAAGTACATCTTCTGAATATCAGGATCGTTCCAGGACTCTTCCGTATGTCCAAGCGTCGAATAGAAGACCCTTCCCTTACCGTACATCTTCGACCAGGCGACAGGAAAATCATGATCGGCCCTGTGAATGCGAGGATTGTTTGAGTAATCGAGCTTCGAAGGATCGAGGCTAAGAAGAACGTTTACCTTATCTCGCGACCAATCCTTCGGCTGATAAATCTCGTCGTACTTCACGAACGCATGCGGAAAGTGGCGCACCGCAGGGAAAGAGGGATCCTCGTTGATGATGGGCGCGTTGAATGTCATCCACGGATGCTGGTCAAACCAGCCGCCAATCATCTCTCCGTACTCAGGCCAGGTATAGTTCGTGTCCAGCGCTGCGTGGATTCCGACGAAGCCCTTTCCATCTTCCTTAATAAAGGACATCATGTCCTGCTTCTGACTAGGATCCAGATCCAGCTCGCCCGTGGTGCTGGCAAAGATCAAAACGTCGAAGTAGTTAAGGTTCTTCGCATTTCTGCCGAGGTCTTTCTTGGTAATCAGCTCCGTGTCCGTTCGCATCGTGGTGTCCCACAAGCCACTATCGTGCCCCATCTTGTAGATGGCTGCCATCGCATCGGAGACAGAATCGTGCTCGAACCCTTTGGTTTGGCCAATTACCAGAACATGCTTCAGGTGAATCTGCTTTGCGTGGGGAGGAGGAGGCGTCGAATTTGACGCGGTCTGAGCATTTGCCGAAACCAGAAAAACCGAACAAACAACTAATAGAGAGGTGGAGAGCGATACAAGCTTCCAGGGACGGCGCACATGATCTCCTTGAGTAGCAGAAATACCTTCAACCGAATATGCTCGGCAGCTCATTCAGACATGGCATCCAACGAAACTCTGGATCATTTGCCTCCGCTGCGACTTATTTACATGTCTCTGCCGCGCTTAGATGCCTGCCACAAACACCCTATGGAATAAGCCAGGATGTGTCAATCTGCCTCACTTACTGCGGCGAAATAGCGCATAGATTATCTGCTTGTCGTCTGCGGTGCATCGTTGAATTTCTCCATATGTGCCTTTGCCAGGTCAGGTTGTTTCAACTTCCAATAAAGTTTAGCCAACAGAAAATGGATCTGAGCATCGCTGGTGCCGAGCACTGGCAGCTTCAGGGCCAGCTCTCCTTCCTGCGCAGCATCTTTGAAATCTCCCTCCTGGTCCAGTCCCTTTGCCAGCTCGTAGTGCGCATCGCGAGACTCGGGATCTCGCTCGACGGCCGCTCGATATTTTTCCATCCCATCTTTGACCTTGCCGATTGAAAACAGGAACCGCCCATACGCAACCAGAATCGACGCACTCTGCGGCGACTTCTCCGGCGAAAGATTCTCCGCCTGCTGGTAAAGGTCTAACGCCTGCGTCGCATCTCCCAGTGCTTCGTGCGTCATCGCAAGATAGAACACGGGCAGCGGATTTTTAGGAGAGAGCGACTGCGCTTCCTGAAGCGGTGAGATCGCTACCTTGAAGTCGTTCTCCACGTAATAAACCACCCCAAGAAAAAATTGCGCGTCTTCCGAGGATGGATCAACCGTAACGGCAGTGATCAAACAGCTCTTGGCAACATCCGGACGATGCGCAAACATAGCCAGCCGCGCCTTCAGAACCAGGGCCGGAACCATGTCTGGCCTCTCATGCAGGGCCGCATCGACTTCGCTCACGGCGTCGGAAAATTTCCGCTGCACAAAATCCTGTTGCGCCTTCTCGTAATGCTGCATTGGCCCGATTGCGAGTTGGAGTGCAAGAAGCCAAATCATAGAAGCTTGCCTCCGGGTGCCAGAGAATAGTACCTGCCCGCACGCACATGTTCGAAGCGGTCCGTGCGATTAATCGCCGCGGGCCACTGCACCTGAATCCAGTCGGCATACTCAGCCGGTCCCAGCCCCAGCACATCTCGCGGATCACACGAAGAAAGATAGCTTCCGCCGCCGCGTTTGAAGATGCCGCGCTCAACGCCATTGGCCGACCACGTAATCTTCGCGCCCACCGCAAGCCCAACAAGATTGAGACCAATCCAATGGTTCCCGTTGCGAACGATATTGTGCAGCACCAACGGAGCATCGCCATTGATGGCGACTACCACATCCACACGCCCATCATTATCTAAATCGCCCACCGCAAGCCCGCGAGCTGGATACGCTCCCTTGAAGGCCGGCCCTCCCGCATCACTGACGTTATCAAACCCGGTGCCGTTGTTATGAAAGAGCAAAAGCGGCTCCTTATAGTGCAAGGTCTTGTTGATCGACTCGATCAGATCATCTGGATACCCATTCGCCAAAATCAAATCGGGCCGTCCATCCAGATCGAAATCGGCAAAGCGACAGCCCCATCCCGCATCCATCATCGTCGCCATGCCGATCCCTGTCGCTCCAGCCACATCCTGAAAACTATTGTCACCAACATTGCGATACAGCGAATAGCGTTCGCGGCTGATGTTCGCGACAAAAAGGTCCTGCCGCCCATCTCCATCGTAGTCAATCGCATCCACGCCCATGCCCGAACGCGCCGCGCCATCCGCGCTATACGCTACTCCGGCCTGAAAACCAATCTCTTCAAACTTGCCGCCGCCCTTGTTCAAATACAGAAAGTTGCGAACCGAATCGTTAGCAACAAAGAGGTCCAACAGGCCGTCGTTGTTGATATCTGTCGCGACCACCCCAAAGCCCTTCCCGAAAATTTTCCCAATGCCGGAAGAGGCACTCACATCCGTAAAGGTCCCGTTGCCATTGTTCTTATAAAGACGGCTTGGCCATGGATCGTAGCTCCTGGGATAGCAATAATGCCGAATTCCGCCCGTGCTGCAATCACGCTCCTGCGACTTGTTGTACTTCACGAAGTGGCAGACAAACAGATCGAGCAGACCATTGTTGTCCGAATCGAACCACACAGCGCTGGTGAACAGGCCGGGCTCATCCAGGCCCGCAGCCTTGGTCACATCCGTAAACGTCCCATCGTGATTGTTGTGATACAGAATGAGCCGCCCATACGTCGTCACCAGAAGATCGGTCCATCCATCGCCGTCATAATCGGCGGCAGCAACGCCGATGCCAAAATCTCTTCCCGCCACACCCGCCTTCTCCGTCACATCGGTAAAGGTGCCGTCCCGATTGTTGCGATACAAAGCATTGCGCAACGGCTTCGCGGGCTGAAAGAAATCACACGGGCCGCTGTTCACAAAATACAGATCCATCCAACCGTCATTGTCATAGTCGAAGATGGCCACGCCCGGCCCCATCGACTCGGGCAAGTAGCGCATGGTCGAAATAGCATTGTCATGCTTCCATGTGATTCCCGTCTTCTGCGCTGTCCATGTTTCGAAGTATTGCTCAGGCAACTTCCCCGAACCGATACCGGAATCTCCAGAGCTGCGCAATACCGGCAACGCCTGGCCGTTCAAAGTTCCTGCGCTCAAAGCCGCCAGGCCTGTTACAAATTCACGCCTCGTAATTCCCAACGTCACACTTCCCCCAAATACAACCGCGACACCGAAGACATCCTTTGTTGATTCCTTTTGCTTGTCCTTTTGTTTGTCATTCCCGAAGGAATCTGCGTTTGCCCGAATCGCCAAAACCACATCCAAATAAAACCCGCCATCCAACAATCCCATGCTCAAACAAGTTAGCAGGCCAGATGAAATCCATCTGGCCTGCTTGTTTGATTTCAGTGAATTGACGCTTAGAACTGGATTCTCGCGACCAACTCACCGCTCCTCGGAGCATAGTTTCCGCCCGCGCCGGAGATGCTGTTGCCAAGGTAACCGAAACCATTGGCGATGCTTCCATCCTTGTTATATTGAGGAGTCGCAAACGGACTTCCCACATTCAGGTTTGGATATGCCCAGCGGTTGA
This region of Edaphobacter dinghuensis genomic DNA includes:
- a CDS encoding tetratricopeptide repeat protein — its product is MIWLLALQLAIGPMQHYEKAQQDFVQRKFSDAVSEVDAALHERPDMVPALVLKARLAMFAHRPDVAKSCLITAVTVDPSSEDAQFFLGVVYYVENDFKVAISPLQEAQSLSPKNPLPVFYLAMTHEALGDATQALDLYQQAENLSPEKSPQSASILVAYGRFLFSIGKVKDGMEKYRAAVERDPESRDAHYELAKGLDQEGDFKDAAQEGELALKLPVLGTSDAQIHFLLAKLYWKLKQPDLAKAHMEKFNDAPQTTSR
- a CDS encoding Gfo/Idh/MocA family protein, yielding MRTLGMGLVGPGFIAAHHIDAVRRLGDVEVVAIAGSSEQSAKRKAQEYKVDRAYGDYKALIADKDIAVVHNTTPNHLHFPVTMAALEAGKHVISDKPLALNVDEARRLRDAAFAAGVAHVITFNYRGNPLVQQARSMVASGESGGVSFVHGYYLQDWMTDPNVYSWRSDPSKGGASSALGDIGSHWCDLAEHMSGVKIDSVLADLTTVVPVRFSAGASAEAFSVNQSAERTPVNVQSEDLASVLLRFSNGAKGTFSVGQVLPGHKNDLQLEVNGRKLSLKWRQEEQNELWIGRHDRPNEMMAKDPSLVSPEVRRYVHLPGGHQESWADAFCNLIRDAYHWIREGGVPSAKPEMLPTFEDGYRSACVVDAMLKSHAAGGVWQKVHYTAAQEK
- the murQ gene encoding N-acetylmuramic acid 6-phosphate etherase — encoded protein: MATLTMLEQPPTPKPGNRAPLEFHDLTTETVNVASEGLDTKSALEIARIINHEDAKIAAAVKKALPEIAIVIDTVARSLRDGGRLIYVGAGSSGRIASLDASECPPTYSTSPSQVQYIMAGGPKALASASDVNEDSPEIGQRDIARRRPTRKDIVIGVSASGRTPYVVGAVEYARARGAKTAAVTCNLNTPLSDVADTTIVAEVGPEVLSGSTRMKSASAQKMILNMITTGAMTRLGYVYDNLMVNVHMKNAKLVERGIRVLMKVCEIDRDTAIRTIKSAGKSIPIAVVMLKANVDKMEAVRRLTKSDGNVRLAIDDSKLEL
- the lepB gene encoding signal peptidase I, with the translated sequence MEERGHFEQSGKGSLRSWVRDLVISVAVSAFIIIFLYQPVRVEGTSMLPMLKDQDRLFINKMVYRVEDIRRGDVVVFLYPHDHSKSYIKRVIALPGDDLRIDHGEVYVNHKRVVEKYVPVRFEDERSEPEMVVPPHEYFVMGDHRSISSDSRDFGPVDRDLIYGKAAFVYWPMDQAGVVR
- a CDS encoding hydroxypyruvate isomerase family protein, which encodes MPTLSRRRLIQGTVAGTVAAYASQTALSQGDAPIQRKGRIHQSVCRWCYQKTPLEDLCAYAAHIGLKAIDLLNPDEYEIPRRYGLICSMGYAGGGDIPNGLNRIENHDKIEAAFRQNIPLAAKAGVPNVITFSGNRKGMSDEEGAKNTVIGLNRLKKIAEDNNVTICVELLNSKVNHKDYMCDHTAWGANVMQQVNSPHVKLLYDIYHMQIMEGDLIRTIQENIQWIGHFHTGGVPGRHELDDTQEVQWDGVMRGILATGFQGYVAHEFLPTRDPFTSLRQAVDLCDI
- a CDS encoding ThuA domain-containing protein, coding for MRRPWKLVSLSTSLLVVCSVFLVSANAQTASNSTPPPPHAKQIHLKHVLVIGQTKGFEHDSVSDAMAAIYKMGHDSGLWDTTMRTDTELITKKDLGRNAKNLNYFDVLIFASTTGELDLDPSQKQDMMSFIKEDGKGFVGIHAALDTNYTWPEYGEMIGGWFDQHPWMTFNAPIINEDPSFPAVRHFPHAFVKYDEIYQPKDWSRDKVNVLLSLDPSKLDYSNNPRIHRADHDFPVAWSKMYGKGRVFYSTLGHTEESWNDPDIQKMYFEAIKWALGMTEGSTTSHPRPAPQH
- a CDS encoding sugar phosphate isomerase/epimerase family protein, whose amino-acid sequence is MKLGVFTPLLAQLPLETVLGKLKSLGISTVELGTGNYPGDAHCKLSMLEDASALKEFQQKLKDNGFSISALSCHGNALHPDEALAKQAQEVSRKTILLAEKLGVSTVVDFSGCPGDSPEAKAPNWVTCPWPPEYLQVLDWQWKEVVEPYWVKHAAFAEQHGVKIAIEMHPGFVVYSPETMLRLRSIAGPSIGCNYDPSHMFWQSIDPIAAIRVLGDAIFHVHAKDTQMYPTNLPKTGVLDTKPYTDELNRGWIFRTCGFGHGAEWWKEFVSTLRMCGYDNVLSIEHEDSLLSSEEGLTKAARFLDEIVLKEKPTAPWWA
- a CDS encoding CRTAC1 family protein, with the translated sequence MGLLDGGFYLDVVLAIRANADSFGNDKQKDKQKESTKDVFGVAVVFGGSVTLGITRREFVTGLAALSAGTLNGQALPVLRSSGDSGIGSGKLPEQYFETWTAQKTGITWKHDNAISTMRYLPESMGPGVAIFDYDNDGWMDLYFVNSGPCDFFQPAKPLRNALYRNNRDGTFTDVTEKAGVAGRDFGIGVAAADYDGDGWTDLLVTTYGRLILYHNNHDGTFTDVTKAAGLDEPGLFTSAVWFDSDNNGLLDLFVCHFVKYNKSQERDCSTGGIRHYCYPRSYDPWPSRLYKNNGNGTFTDVSASSGIGKIFGKGFGVVATDINNDGLLDLFVANDSVRNFLYLNKGGGKFEEIGFQAGVAYSADGAARSGMGVDAIDYDGDGRQDLFVANISRERYSLYRNVGDNSFQDVAGATGIGMATMMDAGWGCRFADFDLDGRPDLILANGYPDDLIESINKTLHYKEPLLLFHNNGTGFDNVSDAGGPAFKGAYPARGLAVGDLDNDGRVDVVVAINGDAPLVLHNIVRNGNHWIGLNLVGLAVGAKITWSANGVERGIFKRGGGSYLSSCDPRDVLGLGPAEYADWIQVQWPAAINRTDRFEHVRAGRYYSLAPGGKLL
- the tpiA gene encoding triose-phosphate isomerase; this encodes MRKPLIAANWKMYKTPAEATAFIGAFLPLVANQQKTEIVLCPSMTSLAVSLEATKGTQVHIGAQTMDWHDNGAYTGETSPVMLTAIGVTHVLIGHSERRQYFNETDETVNLKLKAALAHQLTPIVCVGELQAERESGRTNEVLQRQLTVGLKDIDAATATPLVIAYEPVWAIGTGLTATPEIADEAHRFIRAQLAEILSPAIAASTRILYGGSVKPDNAASLCCLEDIDGALVGGASLDPNSFAQIIANASA